A single region of the Marinobacter salinisoli genome encodes:
- the ppk1 gene encoding polyphosphate kinase 1, with amino-acid sequence MTTEITQNPDAAAGAGHGSPGLDAAGVEPEMVDLDASDNYFNREIGQLQFNYRVLKQALDTTHPLINRLIFCCIFSSNMDEFFEIRVAGLRQQMKYGRETVGVDGLIPEQALAEISRVAHEYIQEQYNILNDVLIPEMEREGIHFVRRREWTPAQAEWVRNYFEDEILPVVSPIGLDPSHPFPRLVNKSLNFIVELEGKDAFGRETGLAIVPAPRSLPRLVRLPDEVCAGGENLVFLSSMIHAHTDELFPGMKVKGCYQFRLTRNADLELEDDLEDLASALRGELLSRRFGDGVRLEVADNCPEELTQFLLTEFGLTERDLYRVHGPVNLTRLMAVGGLVDRPDLTYSAFSPSIPKQIRSRDSMFDSISKRPILLLHPFENFSPVVDLLRQAAKDPHVLAIRQTLYRTGADSEIVEALADAARRGKEVTAVIELRARFSEAENLELASRLQEAGVIVVYGVVGYKTHAKMILVVRREEGRLRRYVHLGTGNYHAGNARLYTDYSFMTCDESIGDDVNKLFQQLTGMGKALKIKKLFHAPFTLHSRLLELIEGEAELGNQGRLIFKFNSLTEPQLIKALYRASQAGVKIDLIIRGICCLRPGVPGLSENIRVRSIIGRFLEHTRVYYFGSSGRPQVYCSSADGMERNLLNRVEVAFPIEDPDLVARLREDLDTYLADNCQSWELQSDGNYVQNQPAEGEERLASQLVLLERLAGKP; translated from the coding sequence ATGACAACGGAAATCACGCAAAATCCGGATGCGGCAGCGGGCGCAGGGCACGGTTCCCCGGGGCTGGATGCCGCAGGCGTTGAGCCTGAAATGGTGGACCTGGACGCCAGTGATAATTATTTCAATCGGGAAATTGGCCAGCTGCAGTTCAATTACCGGGTATTAAAGCAGGCACTGGATACGACGCACCCGCTCATCAATCGCCTGATCTTCTGCTGCATCTTCAGCAGCAACATGGACGAATTTTTTGAAATCCGGGTCGCGGGCCTGCGTCAGCAGATGAAGTACGGCCGTGAGACCGTCGGTGTCGACGGCCTGATTCCGGAACAGGCATTGGCTGAGATCAGCCGTGTGGCTCATGAGTATATCCAGGAACAGTACAACATCCTCAACGACGTGCTGATTCCGGAAATGGAGCGGGAGGGTATTCATTTCGTCCGGCGTCGGGAATGGACACCGGCCCAGGCCGAGTGGGTACGCAATTATTTTGAGGACGAAATCCTGCCCGTGGTCAGCCCCATCGGGCTGGACCCGTCCCATCCGTTCCCGCGCCTGGTGAACAAGAGCCTGAATTTTATTGTCGAGCTGGAAGGCAAAGACGCCTTTGGGCGAGAAACCGGCCTGGCGATTGTCCCCGCGCCGCGCTCCTTACCCCGGCTGGTTCGCCTGCCGGATGAGGTCTGCGCCGGCGGCGAGAATCTGGTGTTTCTGTCGTCCATGATTCATGCCCACACCGACGAGCTGTTCCCCGGAATGAAGGTGAAGGGCTGTTATCAGTTCCGCCTGACCCGGAATGCCGACCTTGAGCTGGAAGATGATCTGGAGGATCTGGCGTCGGCTCTACGCGGTGAATTGCTCAGTCGCCGCTTCGGCGATGGCGTTCGGCTGGAAGTGGCGGATAACTGCCCGGAGGAGCTGACGCAGTTTTTGCTGACCGAATTTGGTTTGACCGAAAGGGACCTGTATCGGGTGCACGGGCCGGTTAACCTGACTCGCCTGATGGCGGTCGGTGGCCTGGTAGATCGGCCGGATCTGACCTACTCGGCATTCTCGCCCAGTATTCCCAAGCAGATCCGAAGCAGGGATTCGATGTTCGACAGCATCAGCAAGCGTCCGATTCTGCTGTTGCATCCGTTTGAGAATTTCAGCCCGGTTGTGGATCTGCTGCGCCAGGCCGCCAAGGATCCCCATGTCCTGGCGATCCGTCAGACCCTGTACCGCACTGGGGCCGACTCGGAAATTGTCGAAGCGCTGGCGGACGCGGCGCGGCGCGGCAAAGAGGTCACTGCGGTGATCGAGTTGCGGGCGCGCTTCAGCGAAGCGGAAAACCTGGAGCTAGCCTCCCGATTGCAGGAAGCCGGCGTCATCGTGGTGTACGGTGTGGTGGGTTACAAGACCCACGCCAAAATGATTCTTGTGGTGCGACGGGAAGAGGGCAGGCTGCGTCGGTACGTGCATCTGGGCACTGGCAACTACCACGCCGGCAATGCCCGGCTGTATACCGATTACAGCTTTATGACCTGCGACGAGTCCATCGGTGACGACGTGAACAAGCTGTTCCAGCAGCTCACCGGTATGGGCAAGGCGCTGAAAATCAAGAAACTCTTCCATGCACCGTTTACTCTGCATTCGCGCCTTCTGGAGTTGATCGAAGGTGAGGCAGAGCTTGGCAATCAGGGGCGTCTGATCTTCAAGTTCAATTCCCTGACCGAACCACAGCTGATCAAGGCGCTGTACCGCGCCTCCCAGGCTGGGGTCAAAATCGACCTGATCATCCGCGGAATCTGCTGTCTTCGGCCCGGTGTGCCCGGGCTGTCAGAAAACATACGGGTTCGCTCCATCATCGGCCGGTTCCTTGAGCACACCCGGGTCTATTATTTTGGCAGCAGCGGCCGCCCTCAGGTGTATTGTTCCAGCGCCGATGGTATGGAACGCAACCTGCTGAACCGGGTCGAAGTGGCTTTCCCGATTGAAGATCCGGATCTGGTGGCCCGGTTGCGTGAGGATCTGGATACCTACCTGGCGGACAACTGCCAGTCCTGGGAGTTGCAGTCGGACGGAAACTATGTCCAGAACCAGCCCGCCGAGGGGGAAGAGCGTCTGGCTTCCCAGCTGGTGTTGCTGGAACGTCTGGCCGGAAAACCTTGA
- the hemB gene encoding porphobilinogen synthase: protein MPHPTPRAFPATRLRRNRASEFSRRLVRENQLTPDHLIYPVFVLEGEQQREAVPSMPGVERLSIDLLVEQAAELVELGIPAVALFPVVSLEQKDLSGTAAWDPDGLAQRAVRALKQAQPELGVMTDVALDPFTTHGQDGIIDHDGYVLNDVTVEALVKQAVSHADAGADVVAPSDMMDGRVAAIREALEAAGHVNTRILAYSAKYASSYYGPFRDAVGSAGNFGKSNKFSYQMDPANSDEAIHEVAMDLAEGADMVMIKPGMPYLDIVHRVKTELKAPTFVYQVSGEYAMHMAAEQNGWLDGDAVMMESLMAMRRAGADAILTYFAVRAARLMRDQRR, encoded by the coding sequence GTGCCCCATCCCACGCCCCGAGCATTTCCGGCCACCCGACTTCGCCGTAACCGGGCCAGCGAATTTTCGCGCCGTCTGGTACGAGAAAATCAGTTAACGCCGGATCACCTTATTTACCCGGTCTTCGTGCTTGAGGGCGAGCAGCAGCGTGAGGCGGTGCCGTCTATGCCCGGTGTTGAGCGACTGAGCATTGATCTGCTGGTCGAGCAGGCGGCCGAACTGGTGGAGCTGGGTATTCCCGCGGTGGCCCTGTTCCCGGTGGTGTCCCTGGAACAGAAGGATCTGTCCGGAACGGCGGCCTGGGACCCGGATGGACTTGCCCAGCGGGCGGTCCGTGCCCTCAAGCAGGCGCAGCCGGAACTGGGTGTGATGACCGATGTGGCACTGGATCCCTTCACGACTCACGGTCAGGACGGGATCATCGATCATGACGGTTATGTTCTGAATGATGTAACGGTCGAGGCACTGGTCAAACAGGCTGTGTCCCATGCCGATGCTGGAGCGGATGTGGTGGCACCTTCGGACATGATGGATGGTCGGGTGGCGGCCATTCGCGAGGCGCTGGAGGCGGCTGGCCACGTAAACACCCGCATCCTGGCCTATTCTGCGAAATATGCCTCCAGTTACTATGGCCCCTTCCGGGATGCCGTGGGTTCAGCGGGAAACTTCGGCAAAAGCAACAAATTCAGCTACCAGATGGACCCGGCAAACTCGGATGAAGCCATTCATGAGGTGGCCATGGATCTGGCCGAAGGTGCGGACATGGTGATGATCAAGCCCGGCATGCCGTATCTGGATATCGTGCACCGGGTAAAAACGGAGCTGAAGGCGCCGACGTTTGTGTATCAGGTCAGCGGTGAATACGCCATGCACATGGCTGCGGAACAGAACGGCTGGCTGGATGGTGATGCGGTCATGATGGAGAGCCTGATGGCGATGCGTCGGGCCGGCGCCGATGCCATTCTGACCTACTTTGCGGTTCGGGCCGCCCGTCTGATGCGCGACCAGCGGCGCTGA
- a CDS encoding TetR/AcrR family transcriptional regulator, with the protein MRQRKAKARQRIIDCTYACVAEGGFRSARITRIAALSEVATGTIYRHFESREDLFAEVFRRATQREVDKVAEALATEGDATVRLEHALRQFAERAIRGPVMAWSLIAEPVDPKVEEERLTYRKAYANLFESAIREGIRDDCIPDQDASQSSTCLVGAIAESLVGPLSPAQADGNVRITPEDKNALVDSIIRFCMQGLTGTRK; encoded by the coding sequence ATGCGTCAGCGCAAAGCGAAGGCGCGGCAACGAATCATTGATTGCACCTACGCTTGTGTCGCAGAAGGTGGGTTCCGGAGCGCTCGCATTACACGGATTGCGGCGCTGTCCGAAGTAGCCACAGGAACCATTTACCGCCACTTCGAGTCCAGAGAGGACCTGTTCGCAGAAGTGTTCCGGCGTGCCACCCAGCGGGAAGTGGACAAGGTGGCCGAGGCGCTGGCAACCGAAGGCGACGCCACAGTTCGCCTCGAGCATGCCCTCCGGCAGTTCGCCGAGCGGGCTATCCGGGGACCGGTCATGGCCTGGTCACTGATCGCCGAGCCGGTGGATCCGAAGGTTGAGGAGGAGCGATTAACCTATCGCAAAGCCTACGCAAACCTGTTTGAAAGCGCGATTCGCGAAGGTATCCGGGACGACTGCATCCCGGATCAGGACGCCAGCCAGAGCAGCACCTGCCTGGTCGGGGCCATAGCAGAGAGCCTGGTCGGGCCATTATCACCGGCGCAGGCGGACGGGAACGTCCGCATAACGCCAGAAGACAAGAACGCTCTGGTCGACTCCATCATTCGCTTTTGCATGCAGGGGTTAACCGGCACGAGAAAATAA